Proteins from a single region of Aureibacter tunicatorum:
- a CDS encoding cold shock domain-containing protein has product MNKGTVKFFNDEKGYGFVIDAQTGKEYFVHVTGLIDEVKAKDPIVFELEEGRKGLNAVRVRLDS; this is encoded by the coding sequence ATGAATAAAGGTACAGTTAAATTTTTTAATGACGAAAAAGGTTATGGTTTCGTTATTGATGCTCAAACAGGTAAGGAATACTTTGTGCATGTTACAGGATTGATTGATGAAGTCAAAGCTAAAGATCCGATAGTCTTTGAATTGGAAGAAGGAAGAAAAGGCTTGAATGCCGTAAGAGTCAGACTTGACTCTTAA
- a CDS encoding FKBP-type peptidyl-prolyl cis-trans isomerase, with product MKVEKNKYSVLTISYDLFVDNGDGEFVKYESRTEEKPLVYLYGVQSVLPAFEEKVIGMGKGDAFNFEIPYDEAYGDYDEEKMEWIPKSTFKVDGKLNKSLLVKGKVIPMSDEKGNQLLAEVVKVEQLRVKMDFNHPLAGYDLRFVGKILEIREADEEEVAHGHVHGPGGHHH from the coding sequence ATGAAGGTAGAGAAGAATAAGTATTCGGTTTTGACGATAAGTTACGATTTGTTTGTTGATAATGGAGATGGCGAATTCGTTAAATATGAATCAAGAACAGAGGAAAAGCCTTTGGTGTATTTGTATGGTGTGCAAAGTGTATTGCCTGCTTTTGAAGAGAAGGTGATCGGAATGGGAAAAGGAGATGCTTTCAATTTCGAAATTCCCTATGATGAAGCATATGGAGACTATGATGAAGAAAAAATGGAGTGGATACCAAAGTCCACTTTTAAGGTGGATGGAAAGTTGAATAAAAGCTTATTGGTGAAAGGTAAAGTAATACCGATGTCTGATGAGAAAGGAAATCAATTATTGGCTGAAGTTGTAAAAGTCGAGCAGTTGAGAGTGAAGATGGATTTTAATCATCCTTTGGCGGGATATGATTTGAGATTTGTTGGGAAAATTCTAGAAATCAGAGAGGCTGATGAGGAAGAGGTTGCTCACGGACATGTGCATGGGCCAGGCGGACATCATCATTAA
- a CDS encoding phosphoenolpyruvate carboxylase — MNQLTKTQANLGKPYIDLEYLLVCFKEVLEENGEAELAKCIPWINEIDKDVLELDHKHIQLFSIVFQLLNMVEENGAVQHRRKREDEYGSDTINGLWGKSLKLCKEKGLSGKQIIDSVKSAHVEPVLTAHPTEAKRATILEHHRELYLLLVKRENRMYTDIEREDLRRDIKLAIDRIWRTGEIYIEKPNLKDELRGIVHYLKNVFPDVVKILDRRFYEAWRYNGFDKSLIKVPENLPKYSFGNWVGGDRDGHPFVTAEVTKETLGTLRLNALIVVRRSLMKLVKQLSFVLKLEKAPDLLKTRVDEIIEQVGDSAHVALERNKGEAFRQFVGLLLMKLPIDIEREHATKLKDYSYCYKNEDELLRDLDILQKSLVEYGAEEIAYADVNEAIRIIQTFGFHLAHLDIRQNSDFHDKAIQQLMNAAGLEGDKFVEGSEEERLAILNGELTSARPFTHRKMKREQNAQAVVDCYKVLTDYIEKYSAKGLGSLIISMTRSLSDLLSVYILAREAGLFVQEEDGFACRMPVVPLFETIDDMERSPEILDAFLSHPFTQRSLKYQKRTKGQDKPMQQVMIGYSDSNKDGGVLASQWNLYSTQAKLTAVGEKHGVRILFFHGKGGSISRGAGPTHYFMKSLPEGALQNDIRLTEQGETIAQKYANRMNATYNLELLMAGTATNTLLGNSEEHTKEVEDVMEYLSHVSQKHYQELIHHEHFIKFFSQATPIDAIEHSKIGSRPARRTGKRTLNDLRAIPWVFSWNQSRFNITSWYGVGSTLEEFMNEKPEMFERFRELVDFDPLLRYVLTNIDTSLAATDKSIFEKYAGLVEDEEVKSSILGLIENELEKTEKILGILFKRPIEERRPNHYYSNQLRAQALNLLNDRQVELLKQWRDETANEDPRSEETLQEILLLINAIAGALRNTG; from the coding sequence ATGAATCAACTGACGAAGACACAGGCCAACTTAGGAAAGCCATACATTGACTTAGAGTATTTGCTGGTTTGCTTCAAGGAAGTTCTTGAAGAAAACGGCGAGGCTGAACTCGCTAAGTGCATCCCTTGGATCAACGAAATTGACAAGGATGTTTTGGAATTGGATCATAAGCATATTCAATTATTCTCAATCGTCTTCCAACTACTTAATATGGTGGAAGAAAACGGCGCTGTGCAACACAGACGTAAGCGTGAAGACGAATATGGCTCGGACACTATCAATGGCCTTTGGGGAAAAAGCTTGAAGCTTTGCAAAGAAAAAGGCTTGAGTGGCAAGCAAATCATCGATTCTGTAAAGTCAGCGCATGTTGAACCAGTGCTTACAGCTCACCCGACAGAAGCCAAGAGAGCGACTATTCTTGAGCATCACAGAGAGCTTTATTTGTTGCTTGTAAAGCGTGAGAACAGAATGTATACGGATATCGAGAGAGAGGACTTGAGAAGAGATATCAAGTTGGCGATCGATAGAATATGGAGAACAGGAGAAATTTACATAGAAAAGCCGAACCTTAAGGACGAGCTTAGAGGAATTGTTCATTATTTGAAAAATGTATTTCCAGATGTGGTTAAAATCTTGGATAGAAGATTTTATGAAGCTTGGAGGTACAATGGTTTTGACAAGTCATTGATCAAAGTGCCTGAGAATTTGCCAAAATATAGCTTTGGCAACTGGGTAGGCGGTGATAGAGATGGACACCCGTTTGTTACAGCTGAAGTGACTAAAGAAACTCTCGGCACACTTAGACTTAATGCTCTGATTGTTGTTAGACGTTCTTTGATGAAACTTGTTAAGCAATTGAGCTTTGTTTTAAAGCTTGAAAAAGCTCCTGATTTGTTGAAGACCAGAGTTGATGAAATTATTGAGCAAGTTGGCGATAGCGCGCATGTTGCATTAGAAAGAAACAAAGGGGAGGCTTTCAGACAGTTTGTCGGATTGTTGTTGATGAAGTTGCCTATCGATATCGAAAGAGAGCATGCGACTAAGTTGAAAGATTACTCATATTGCTACAAGAATGAGGATGAGTTGCTTAGAGATTTGGATATCCTTCAAAAGTCTCTTGTTGAATATGGAGCGGAAGAAATCGCTTATGCGGATGTAAACGAGGCAATTAGAATTATCCAAACATTTGGTTTTCATTTAGCTCATTTGGATATTCGTCAAAACTCAGATTTCCATGATAAGGCTATACAGCAATTAATGAATGCGGCTGGACTTGAGGGAGATAAATTTGTCGAAGGTTCGGAAGAGGAAAGATTGGCAATACTTAATGGAGAGTTGACATCAGCTAGACCTTTCACGCATAGAAAGATGAAAAGGGAGCAAAACGCTCAAGCAGTTGTGGATTGTTACAAAGTCTTGACAGACTACATTGAAAAGTATTCTGCCAAAGGCTTAGGCTCGCTTATTATCAGTATGACAAGAAGTCTTTCTGATTTGCTTTCAGTGTATATACTAGCTAGAGAAGCAGGTTTATTCGTGCAGGAAGAAGATGGTTTTGCTTGTAGAATGCCGGTAGTTCCATTGTTTGAGACTATTGACGATATGGAGAGAAGTCCTGAGATTTTGGACGCGTTTTTGTCTCATCCATTCACTCAACGTAGCCTAAAGTACCAAAAGAGAACTAAAGGCCAAGACAAGCCTATGCAGCAGGTGATGATCGGCTATAGTGACAGTAACAAAGATGGTGGAGTATTGGCTAGCCAATGGAACTTGTATAGCACTCAAGCAAAACTGACAGCAGTTGGTGAGAAGCATGGAGTTAGAATTTTATTTTTCCATGGCAAGGGAGGTTCGATAAGTCGTGGTGCTGGTCCGACGCATTATTTCATGAAGTCATTGCCTGAAGGCGCTCTTCAAAATGATATTAGATTGACTGAGCAAGGTGAGACTATTGCTCAAAAATATGCTAACCGCATGAACGCCACTTACAATTTGGAATTGCTAATGGCGGGAACGGCAACTAATACGCTCCTAGGAAATAGCGAAGAGCATACGAAAGAGGTGGAAGATGTGATGGAGTATTTGTCTCATGTGAGCCAAAAGCATTATCAAGAATTAATTCACCATGAGCATTTCATTAAGTTCTTTAGCCAAGCTACTCCAATTGATGCGATTGAGCATTCTAAGATTGGTTCAAGGCCTGCGAGAAGAACAGGTAAAAGAACATTGAATGACTTGAGAGCTATTCCTTGGGTGTTTAGCTGGAACCAATCAAGATTCAATATTACAAGTTGGTATGGAGTAGGTTCGACGCTAGAGGAATTCATGAATGAAAAGCCTGAGATGTTTGAAAGGTTCAGAGAGTTAGTGGATTTTGATCCATTATTGAGATATGTTCTTACGAATATCGATACTAGTTTGGCTGCTACAGACAAGTCAATATTTGAAAAGTATGCAGGCTTGGTTGAAGACGAGGAAGTGAAAAGTTCAATTTTAGGATTGATTGAGAATGAATTGGAAAAGACAGAAAAGATTCTGGGAATTTTATTCAAAAGACCAATCGAAGAAAGAAGACCAAATCATTATTACTCGAATCAGCTGAGAGCGCAGGCGCTGAACTTGTTGAACGATAGGCAGGTTGAATTGTTGAAACAGTGGAGAGATGAAACTGCCAATGAAGACCCAAGATCGGAGGAGACATTGCAGGAGATTCTTCTTCTGATCAACGCAATTGCTGGAGCATTGAGAAACACAGGTTGA
- a CDS encoding aldehyde dehydrogenase family protein: MIKKYLDKENVNRALESLDRGQCQLKEYVLSERALYLEKVAYIMEEKVEELAVLITEEMGKNIRESVLEIKKCISICRYYAEHGPKMLENELVEDSELGKAYISFDPLGIVLAIMPWNFPFWQVLRFAAPAIMAGNAVALKHANNVQKSAEALDEIFSEASNLLNAPSVFRNFNIDVESVKDLIADDRVQAVALTGSDLTGSKVAMESGKYIKKTILELGGSDPLIVFEDADLDNCVNASFAARMRNNGQTCTSPKRFLIQNTVKDRFLEKMLRKLETLKIGDPMDRKNDLGPMARMDLLDKLDKQIATSVNQGAKILYGGCRLEKLGEMYYSPTLLDAVDKDMPAFQEETFGPLIAVTGFDTKDEAIRLANDSKFGLCVSLWGENKQDLAGFANQLDFGSVFVNKVPSSSFNMPFGGVKRSGYGRELSHYGIKEFVNIKSIFIK; this comes from the coding sequence ATGATAAAAAAGTATTTGGATAAGGAAAATGTGAATCGGGCTCTGGAATCTTTGGATAGAGGCCAGTGTCAGTTGAAGGAGTATGTTTTATCGGAAAGAGCGCTTTATCTTGAGAAAGTTGCTTATATCATGGAAGAGAAAGTAGAGGAACTCGCTGTTCTAATTACCGAGGAGATGGGCAAGAATATCAGAGAGTCGGTTCTTGAGATAAAGAAGTGTATTTCAATTTGCAGATACTATGCCGAGCATGGACCAAAGATGCTTGAGAATGAACTGGTTGAAGATAGCGAATTGGGAAAGGCATATATCTCTTTTGACCCATTAGGCATAGTATTGGCTATTATGCCGTGGAATTTTCCGTTTTGGCAAGTGCTTCGTTTTGCCGCGCCGGCTATTATGGCAGGCAATGCTGTAGCGCTCAAGCATGCTAATAATGTGCAAAAATCAGCGGAGGCATTGGACGAAATCTTCAGCGAAGCTTCAAATCTGCTAAACGCTCCAAGTGTGTTTAGAAATTTCAATATAGACGTGGAGAGTGTCAAGGACTTAATTGCCGACGATCGAGTGCAGGCAGTAGCTTTAACCGGCAGTGATTTGACAGGGAGCAAAGTTGCAATGGAGTCAGGAAAGTACATAAAGAAAACAATTCTTGAGTTGGGAGGATCGGACCCGCTGATTGTATTCGAAGATGCGGATTTGGATAATTGCGTAAATGCATCTTTTGCTGCGAGAATGAGAAACAATGGACAGACTTGCACATCGCCTAAGAGGTTCCTAATCCAAAACACGGTCAAAGATCGCTTTTTGGAAAAGATGCTCCGTAAATTGGAAACTTTGAAAATAGGCGATCCAATGGATAGGAAGAATGACCTAGGGCCAATGGCAAGAATGGATTTGCTAGATAAATTGGATAAGCAAATAGCAACTTCTGTGAATCAAGGAGCAAAGATCTTATACGGAGGTTGCAGGCTTGAGAAGCTTGGTGAAATGTATTATTCGCCAACACTGCTTGATGCTGTGGATAAGGATATGCCCGCTTTTCAAGAGGAAACTTTTGGTCCATTGATCGCTGTTACAGGTTTTGACACTAAAGATGAGGCTATTCGATTAGCCAATGATTCAAAATTTGGGCTCTGTGTGAGTTTATGGGGAGAAAATAAGCAGGATTTGGCTGGTTTTGCCAACCAATTGGATTTTGGATCCGTATTTGTCAATAAAGTGCCAAGCTCAAGTTTTAATATGCCTTTTGGTGGAGTAAAACGATCAGGTTACGGCAGAGAGTTGTCTCATTACGGAATCAAAGAGTTTGTTAATATTAAGTCAATATTCATAAAATAA
- a CDS encoding HlyD family secretion protein: MENSEAEAKKKSNKKYYLVFSVVILIVLGVIAYVTVYFQKHVTTNDAQVDGYIIPVIARVEAFLDSVYVVENEKVVAGQLVATLDSIPYILALEINQGKYDEARIQLKISENELVNKKIQLREAQHEYRAKQAQFKKAMQDYSENEQLYAEGVIPLSEYDKYRAAFVSSREVLDIAKEQIEKLKVEIIVNEEQIEKNISTVSKLKSNVDLSARNLSYTKIYSPIDGTISQVKIRTGQYMKGGETLFTVVDDENIWVTANYKETKIHKLVIGGKIKISIDAYPSRTFWGTINSMGPAAIARYSFLPPNNTTGNFVKIVQRVPVRIYFEDTTDLSIMKPGLNVETTYTVK, from the coding sequence ATGGAGAACTCAGAAGCCGAAGCTAAGAAAAAGTCAAATAAAAAGTATTATTTGGTATTTAGCGTGGTTATACTTATTGTTTTGGGCGTAATCGCATATGTGACAGTGTATTTTCAAAAGCATGTCACAACCAATGATGCGCAAGTGGATGGTTATATTATTCCTGTTATTGCTAGGGTAGAGGCTTTTTTGGATTCAGTCTATGTGGTGGAGAATGAAAAAGTAGTGGCTGGACAATTGGTGGCGACCTTGGATTCGATACCGTATATTTTGGCTTTGGAGATCAATCAAGGGAAGTATGATGAGGCAAGGATTCAGTTAAAGATATCTGAAAATGAATTGGTGAATAAAAAAATACAGCTTAGAGAAGCTCAGCATGAATACAGAGCTAAGCAAGCTCAATTCAAGAAAGCGATGCAAGATTATAGTGAAAATGAGCAATTGTATGCTGAAGGTGTTATTCCGCTTAGCGAGTATGATAAATATAGAGCGGCTTTCGTTTCATCAAGAGAAGTTTTGGATATTGCTAAAGAGCAAATAGAAAAGCTAAAGGTGGAAATCATAGTAAATGAAGAACAAATTGAGAAAAATATTTCAACTGTCAGCAAGTTAAAATCAAACGTGGATCTTTCGGCTAGAAACTTGTCATATACAAAAATTTATTCTCCAATAGATGGGACGATCTCTCAGGTAAAAATCAGAACAGGGCAATATATGAAAGGAGGAGAGACATTGTTTACTGTAGTGGATGACGAGAATATCTGGGTGACAGCTAATTATAAGGAAACGAAGATTCATAAGCTTGTAATAGGAGGTAAAATAAAGATTTCGATTGATGCTTACCCGTCCAGAACTTTTTGGGGAACAATCAATTCAATGGGACCTGCGGCTATAGCTCGATATTCATTTTTGCCGCCTAATAATACCACTGGAAACTTTGTGAAGATTGTTCAAAGAGTGCCTGTGAGAATCTATTTTGAAGATACTACGGACTTGAGCATAATGAAGCCTGGCTTGAATGTTGAGACTACCTATACTGTAAAGTAA
- a CDS encoding UDP-N-acetylmuramate--L-alanine ligase: MQYNKKQKVHLIAVGGSVMHNLALALNNLGWEVSGSDDNIYEPSASRLKEANIYPDQLGWHPERIVDDLDAVILGMHAKKDNPELLEAQKKNIRIFSFPEFIHELSQNKHRIVIAGSHGKTTVTSIIMHVLKYFGKSFDYLVGAQNKGFDVMVSLSDAPLIILEGDEYLSSALDPSPKFLHYHHHIGVITGIAWDHYNVYPSYDEYVEQFVKFSESTPKAGTIIFNRSDDTVRDICQDQNIEDVAYTPYEAHPHKVIDGKTVLITNFGDIPLEIFGKHNMENLAAAKEVVKKVGITDLEFYEAMQHFTGASNRLELIKETDEYSVYLDFAHSPSKVRASISALKNQFPDKNLVTVLELHSFSSLNEEFLPQYKDTLLESDEPLIFINQEVAKEKNNFTMTDEDIVKAFNDNRIKVHYVKETLEEKLLNDNYKNTNILLMSSGNFADLPIDKIGE; this comes from the coding sequence ATGCAATATAATAAAAAACAGAAAGTCCACTTGATCGCTGTCGGAGGTAGCGTCATGCATAATTTAGCATTGGCTCTCAACAACTTGGGCTGGGAAGTAAGTGGCTCTGATGACAATATATACGAGCCCTCTGCTTCTAGACTTAAAGAAGCAAACATCTATCCAGACCAATTGGGCTGGCACCCTGAAAGAATCGTCGATGACCTTGACGCTGTGATTTTGGGCATGCATGCAAAAAAGGACAATCCTGAATTGCTTGAAGCGCAAAAGAAAAACATTCGCATATTTTCTTTTCCTGAATTCATTCATGAACTCTCGCAAAACAAACACAGAATTGTAATCGCCGGCTCGCACGGAAAGACAACTGTCACAAGCATCATCATGCATGTGCTAAAATACTTTGGAAAAAGCTTCGACTACCTTGTTGGAGCTCAAAACAAAGGCTTCGACGTGATGGTATCTCTTTCCGACGCGCCATTGATCATATTGGAAGGCGATGAATACCTTAGCTCCGCTCTGGATCCATCACCAAAATTCCTTCATTACCACCATCATATTGGCGTAATCACCGGTATTGCTTGGGATCATTACAATGTTTACCCTTCATATGATGAATATGTAGAGCAGTTTGTAAAATTCAGCGAATCTACGCCAAAAGCCGGCACAATAATCTTCAACAGATCGGATGACACTGTTCGCGATATATGCCAAGATCAGAATATTGAAGACGTAGCTTACACTCCATATGAAGCTCACCCGCATAAAGTCATTGACGGAAAAACTGTTTTGATCACTAACTTTGGAGATATTCCTTTGGAAATCTTCGGCAAGCATAATATGGAAAACCTTGCCGCCGCAAAAGAAGTGGTAAAAAAAGTAGGCATTACGGATCTTGAATTCTACGAAGCGATGCAACACTTCACAGGAGCTTCCAACCGATTGGAATTAATCAAGGAAACCGACGAGTACTCTGTATACTTGGACTTCGCTCACTCGCCATCAAAAGTCAGAGCTTCCATCTCCGCGCTTAAGAATCAGTTCCCGGATAAAAATCTGGTAACTGTGTTGGAGCTTCATTCATTCAGCAGCCTGAACGAGGAGTTCTTGCCTCAATATAAAGACACTTTGCTGGAGTCAGACGAACCGTTGATCTTTATCAATCAAGAAGTAGCCAAAGAAAAGAATAATTTTACAATGACGGATGAAGATATTGTAAAAGCATTCAACGATAATAGAATCAAAGTTCATTATGTCAAAGAAACTTTGGAAGAAAAGTTGCTGAACGACAATTATAAAAACACTAATATCTTGTTGATGAGCTCTGGAAATTTCGCAGACCTGCCTATTGACAAGATCGGAGAATAA
- a CDS encoding exonuclease domain-containing protein, giving the protein MTLKLKKPIVFFDLETTGTNISNDKIVEYSFIKLHPDGTKEVKSGKVNPLVRIPVESSLIHGIYDEDVKDAPAFKDIAKSLDKFLENCDLSGFNVIRFDIPLLVEEFLRADINFDLSNRKLIDSQKIFHMMEKRNLTAAYKFYCDKALEGAHGAEADTVACMEVLISQVDRYEGQEMSDALGNTIGTIENDIDKLHKLTSTQMVDLAGRMTFNQNNVEVFNFGKHKGKPVLDVLEREPAYYDWMMRGDFPLDTKRKLTEIKLRSFNRGRN; this is encoded by the coding sequence ATGACTTTAAAACTCAAAAAGCCCATCGTATTTTTTGATCTGGAAACTACGGGAACGAATATTTCCAATGATAAGATTGTAGAATATTCATTCATAAAGCTTCATCCGGATGGAACAAAAGAAGTTAAATCCGGCAAAGTTAATCCTCTTGTAAGGATCCCTGTAGAATCCAGCCTTATACATGGCATTTATGATGAGGATGTAAAAGATGCCCCTGCCTTCAAAGACATCGCAAAATCTTTGGACAAGTTTTTGGAAAATTGCGACTTGTCCGGCTTCAATGTGATCAGATTCGATATACCTTTGCTAGTGGAAGAATTTTTAAGAGCTGACATCAATTTTGATTTAAGCAATCGAAAGCTTATCGACTCGCAGAAAATTTTCCATATGATGGAAAAGCGTAACCTAACTGCAGCTTATAAATTCTATTGCGACAAGGCATTAGAGGGTGCTCATGGAGCAGAAGCTGATACTGTAGCCTGCATGGAAGTTCTGATTTCACAAGTTGACAGATATGAAGGCCAAGAAATGTCAGATGCATTAGGCAACACTATTGGCACGATAGAAAACGATATCGACAAGCTTCACAAGCTGACATCCACTCAAATGGTGGATTTGGCAGGAAGAATGACTTTCAATCAAAACAATGTGGAAGTTTTCAACTTTGGCAAGCATAAAGGCAAGCCTGTTCTTGACGTATTGGAAAGAGAGCCTGCTTATTATGATTGGATGATGCGTGGCGATTTCCCTCTCGATACCAAAAGAAAATTGACAGAAATAAAGCTTAGATCCTTCAACAGAGGACGCAACTAA
- a CDS encoding DUF3127 domain-containing protein, whose product MNIQGKLNVIFDTQQVSDRFKKREFVIEYMDNPQYPQHIKFEIIQDSCAVLDNFKVGDEVMVEFNLRGRAWTNPQGQTNYFNSLQAWRVTAVAAQQPDNMGGGSEPFQNVPPPSEPPTINITEDNDDDSLPF is encoded by the coding sequence ATGAATATTCAAGGAAAACTAAATGTAATATTCGACACTCAACAAGTGTCAGATAGATTTAAGAAAAGAGAGTTTGTCATAGAATACATGGACAATCCGCAATATCCTCAACATATAAAGTTTGAAATTATACAAGATAGTTGCGCTGTTTTGGATAATTTTAAAGTTGGAGACGAAGTGATGGTTGAGTTCAATTTGAGAGGTAGAGCTTGGACTAATCCTCAAGGACAAACAAATTACTTCAATAGTTTGCAAGCGTGGAGAGTGACGGCTGTGGCAGCTCAACAACCAGACAATATGGGAGGAGGATCTGAACCTTTTCAAAATGTTCCCCCTCCAAGTGAGCCGCCGACAATAAATATTACTGAAGATAATGATGATGATTCATTGCCTTTTTAA
- the dnaB gene encoding replicative DNA helicase, with product MEEGKNRFTSNKNILTGSSRKTEAAAMPLGKVPPQALELEEVVLGALMLEKEALTKVADILSPKSFYKDAHQEVYKAVLELFNKAEPVDILTVTEQLRKNGKLEFVGGAYYVTQLTSRVSSSANIEFHARIITEQAIKRELIKVASEIHSEAYEDTTDVFQLLDKTEQSLFEVTNTNIRKSVADMRSIMGEAIAQLESKKELKNGLTGVPSGLTALDRVTAGWQPSDLIIIAARPAMGKTAFVLSVMRNAAVDFSKPVAIFSLEMSNVQLVNRLISAEAELESEKLKKGNLADYEWEQLVHKTAQLTDAPIFIDDTPALSILELRAKCRRLKAQHDIQMIIIDYLQLMSGDASKSGGGQGNREQEIASISRALKGIAKELDVPVIALSQLSRAVETRGGDKRPQLSDLRESGSIEQDADMVMFLYRPEYYGITEDESGATAGMGEVIIAKHRNGSLDNVKLKFVGKFTKFMDLDGNVGTMERNEISKFPPGVSGANNFDQNSGTVTFGSKVNDSVDQHGGTDANVVPDEFGGGEPSPF from the coding sequence ATGGAAGAAGGTAAAAATAGGTTTACATCTAATAAAAATATTCTGACGGGATCGTCCAGGAAAACTGAAGCGGCGGCCATGCCATTGGGAAAAGTGCCTCCTCAGGCATTGGAGTTGGAAGAAGTGGTTCTAGGGGCATTGATGTTGGAAAAAGAGGCATTGACCAAAGTAGCTGATATCCTTTCTCCCAAAAGTTTCTACAAAGACGCGCACCAAGAAGTTTATAAAGCTGTTTTGGAGCTCTTCAATAAAGCGGAGCCTGTGGATATTCTTACGGTTACCGAGCAGCTTAGAAAAAATGGCAAGCTTGAGTTTGTAGGAGGAGCCTATTATGTCACTCAGCTGACAAGCAGAGTGAGTTCTTCTGCCAATATTGAATTTCACGCCAGAATTATCACTGAGCAAGCAATCAAAAGGGAATTGATAAAAGTAGCTTCTGAAATCCATTCGGAAGCTTATGAAGATACTACGGATGTATTTCAACTGTTGGATAAAACAGAACAGTCATTGTTTGAAGTGACGAATACCAATATTAGGAAATCTGTAGCGGATATGAGATCCATCATGGGAGAGGCGATTGCTCAGTTGGAGTCCAAAAAAGAGTTGAAGAATGGCTTGACGGGAGTTCCTTCTGGTTTGACAGCTTTGGACCGTGTTACAGCTGGATGGCAACCTTCTGATTTGATTATTATCGCAGCCAGACCTGCCATGGGTAAAACAGCTTTTGTTTTATCTGTGATGAGAAACGCGGCGGTTGATTTCTCGAAGCCTGTGGCAATTTTTTCTTTGGAGATGTCCAATGTTCAGTTGGTAAATCGTCTTATATCTGCTGAAGCTGAATTGGAATCTGAAAAGCTGAAAAAAGGTAACCTTGCAGACTATGAGTGGGAACAATTGGTGCATAAAACAGCTCAATTAACTGATGCTCCGATATTTATAGATGATACTCCTGCATTGTCTATATTGGAATTAAGGGCCAAGTGTAGAAGATTGAAGGCACAGCATGATATCCAGATGATTATTATCGACTACTTGCAGTTGATGTCTGGTGATGCATCCAAATCTGGAGGTGGGCAAGGAAATCGAGAGCAAGAAATCGCTTCCATCTCAAGAGCCTTGAAAGGTATAGCTAAAGAACTGGATGTTCCAGTAATTGCCTTGTCGCAGTTGAGTCGTGCGGTGGAGACTAGAGGAGGAGATAAAAGACCTCAGCTTTCCGACTTGAGGGAGTCTGGTTCCATAGAACAGGACGCCGATATGGTAATGTTCTTATATCGTCCAGAGTATTATGGGATTACTGAAGATGAGAGTGGAGCGACAGCAGGTATGGGAGAGGTAATTATCGCTAAGCATAGAAATGGATCGCTTGACAATGTGAAACTTAAATTTGTTGGTAAGTTTACAAAGTTTATGGATTTGGATGGCAATGTAGGCACTATGGAAAGAAATGAAATCAGTAAATTCCCTCCAGGTGTGAGCGGAGCTAACAATTTTGATCAAAATAGTGGTACGGTCACATTTGGAAGCAAAGTGAATGACAGTGTGGATCAACATGGTGGAACAGATGCGAATGTTGTTCCAGATGAATTTGGTGGAGGAGAACCATCGCCATTTTAG